Proteins from a genomic interval of Arvicola amphibius chromosome 14, mArvAmp1.2, whole genome shotgun sequence:
- the Selenof gene encoding selenoprotein F isoform X2: MAAGQGGWLWPALGLRLLLATAFQAVSTLGAELSSEACRELGFSSNLLCSSCDLLGQFNLLQLDPVCRGCCQEEAQFETKKLYAGAILEVCGUKLGRFPQVQVRSRFRPCPKAFGRQREHC, from the exons ATGGCGGCCGGGCAGGGTGGGTGGCTGTGGCCCGCTCTCGGGCTGCGCTTGCTGCTGGCGACTGCGTTTCAAGCG gtgTCCACTCTTGGGGCTGAGTTGTCATCAGAGGCATGCAGAGAGTTGGGTTTCTCCAGCAACTTGCTCTGCAGCTCTTGTGATCTTCTCGGACAGTTTAACCTGCTTCAGCTGGACCCTGTTTGCAGAGGGTGCTGTCAGGAAGAAGCACAATTTGAAACCAAAAAG CTGTATGCCGGAGCTATCCTTGAAGTCTGTGGATGAAAATTGGGGAGGTTCCCTCAAGTCCAAG TACGTTCGCGGTTCAGACCCTGTCCTAAAGCTTTTGGACGACAACGGGAACATTGCTGA
- the Selenof gene encoding selenoprotein F isoform X1, with the protein MAAGQGGWLWPALGLRLLLATAFQAVSTLGAELSSEACRELGFSSNLLCSSCDLLGQFNLLQLDPVCRGCCQEEAQFETKKLYAGAILEVCGUKLGRFPQVQAFVRSDKPKLFRGLQIKYVRGSDPVLKLLDDNGNIAEELSILKWNTDSVEEFLSEKLERI; encoded by the exons ATGGCGGCCGGGCAGGGTGGGTGGCTGTGGCCCGCTCTCGGGCTGCGCTTGCTGCTGGCGACTGCGTTTCAAGCG gtgTCCACTCTTGGGGCTGAGTTGTCATCAGAGGCATGCAGAGAGTTGGGTTTCTCCAGCAACTTGCTCTGCAGCTCTTGTGATCTTCTCGGACAGTTTAACCTGCTTCAGCTGGACCCTGTTTGCAGAGGGTGCTGTCAGGAAGAAGCACAATTTGAAACCAAAAAG CTGTATGCCGGAGCTATCCTTGAAGTCTGTGGATGAAAATTGGGGAGGTTCCCTCAAGTCCAAG cttttGTCAGAAGTGATAAGCCCAAACTGTTCAGAGGTCTACAGATCAAG TACGTTCGCGGTTCAGACCCTGTCCTAAAGCTTTTGGACGACAACGGGAACATTGCTGAAGAACTGAGCATCCTCAAGTGGAACACGGACAGTGTGGAAGAGTTTCTCAGCGAGAAGTTGGAACGCATATAA